From the genome of Homo sapiens chromosome 19 genomic scaffold, GRCh38.p14 alternate locus group ALT_REF_LOCI_7 HSCHR19LRC_PGF1_CTG3_1, one region includes:
- the LILRB1 gene encoding leukocyte immunoglobulin-like receptor subfamily B member 1 isoform X8, translating to MHRGLIHPQSRAVGGDAMTPILTVLICLGLSLGPRTHVQAGHLPKPTLWAEPGSVITQGSPVTLRCQGGQETQEYRLYREKKTALWITRIPQELVKKGQFPIPSITWEHAGRYRCYYGSDTAGRSESSDPLELVVTGAYIKPTLSAQPSPVVNSGGNVILQCDSQVAFDGFSLCKEGEDEHPQCLNSQPHARGSSRAIFSVGPVSPSRRWWYRCYAYDSNSPYEWSLPSDLLELLVLGVSKKPSLSVQPGPIVAPEETLTLQCGSDAGYNRFVLYKDGERDFLQLAGAQPQAGLSQANFTLGPVSRSYGGQYRCYGAHNLSSEWSAPSDPLDILIAGQFYDRVSLSVQPGPTVASGENVTLLCQSQGWMQTFLLTKEGAADDPWRLRSTYQSQKYQAEFPMGPVTSAHAGTYRCYGSQSSKPYLLTHPSDPLELVVSGPSGGPSSPTTGPTSTSGPEDQPLTPTGSDPQSGLGRHLGVVIGILVAVILLLLLLLLLFLILRHRRQGKHWTSTQRKADFQHPAGAVGPEPTDRGLQWRSSPAADAQEENLYAAVKHTQPEDGVEMDTRSPHDEDPQAVTYAEVKHSRPRREMASPPSPLSGEFLDTKDRQAEEDRQMDTEAAASEAPQDVTYAQLHSLTLRREATEPPPSQEGPSPAVPSIYATLAIH from the exons ATG CACCGAGGGCTCATCCATCCACAGAGCAGGGCAGTGGGAGGAGACGCCATGACCCCCATCCTCACGGTCCTGATCTGTCTCG GGCTGAGTCTGGGCCCCAGGACCCACGTGCAGGCAG GGCACCTCCCCAAGCCCACCCTCTGGGCTGAACCAGGCTCTGTGATCACCCAGGGGAGTCCTGTGACCCTCAGGTGTCAGGGGGGCCAGGAGACCCAGGAGTACCGTctatatagagaaaagaaaacagcactCTGGATTACACGGATCCCACAGGAGCTTGTGAAGAAGGGCCAGTTCCCCATCCCATCCATCACCTGGGAACATGCAGGGCGGTATCGCTGTTACTATGGTAGCGACACTGCAGGCCGCTCAGAGAGCAGTGACCCCCTGGAGCTGGTGGTGACAG GAGCCTACATCAAACCCACcctctcagcccagcccagccccgtGGTGAACTCAGGAGGGAATGTAATCCTCCAGTGTGACTCACAGGTGGCATTTGATGGCTTCAGTCTGTGTAAGGAAGGAGAAGATGAACACCCACAATGCCTGAACTCCCAGCCCCATGCCCGTGGGTCGTCCCGCGCCATCTTCTCCGTGGGCCCCGTGAGCCCGAGTCGCAGGTGGTGGTACAGGTGCTATGCTTATGACTCGAACTCTCCCTATGAGTGGTCTCTACCCAGTGATCTCCTGGAGCTCCTGGTCCTAG GTGTTTCTAAGAAGCCATCACTCTCAGTGCAGCCAGGTCCTATCGTGGCCCCTGAGGAGACCCTGACTCTGCAGTGTGGCTCTGATGCTGGCTACAACAGATTTGTTCTGTATAAGGACGGGGAACGTGACTTCCTTCAGCTCGCTGGCGCACAGCCCCAGGCTGGGCTCTCCCAGGCCAACTTCACCCTGGGCCCTGTGAGCCGCTCCTACGGGGGCCAGTACAGATGCTACGGTGCACACAACCTCTCCTCCGAGTGGTCGGCCCCCAGTGACCCCCTGGACATCCTGATCGCAG GACAGTTCtatgacagagtctccctctcgGTGCAGCCGGGCCCCACGGTGGCCTCAGGAGAGAACGTGACCCTGCTGTGTCAGTCACAGGGATGGATGCAAACTTTCCTTCTGACCAAGGAGGGGGCAGCTGATGACCCATGGCGTCTAAGATCAACGTACCAATCTCAAAAATACCAGGCTGAATTCCCCATGGGTCCTGTGACCTCAGCCCATGCGGGGACCTACAGGTGCTACGGCTCACAGAGCTCCAAACCCTACCTGCTGACTCACCCCAGTGACCCCCTGGAGCTCGTGGTCTCAG GACCGTCTGGGGGCCCCAGCTCCCCGAcaacaggccccacctccacatCTG GCCCTGAGGAccagcccctcacccccaccGGGTCGGATCCCCAGAGTG GTCTGGGAAGGCACCTGGGGGTTGTGATCGGCATCTTGGTGGCCGTCATCCtactgctcctcctcctcctcctcctcttcctcatcctccgACATCGACGTCAGGGCAAACACTGGACATCGA CCCAGAGAAAGGCTGATTTCCAACATCCTGCAGGGgctgtggggccagagcccaCAGACAGAGGCCTGCAGTGGAG GTCCAGCCCAGCTGCCGATGCCCAGGAAGAAAACCTCT ATGCTGCCGTGAAGCACACACAGCCTGAGGATGGGGTGGAGATGGACACTCGG AGCCCACACGATGAAGACCCCCAGGCAGTGACGTATGCCGAGGTGAAACACTCCAGACCTAGGAGAGAAAtggcctctcctccttccccactgTCTGGGGAATTCCTGGACACAAAGGACAGACAGGCGGAAGAGGACAGGCAGATGGACACTGAG GCTGCTGCATCTGAAGCCCCCCAGGATGTGACCTACGCCCAGCTGCACAGCTTGACCCTCAGACGGGAGGCAACTGAGCCTCCTCCATCCCAGGAAGGGCCCTCTCCAGCTGTGCCCAGCATCTACGCCACTCTGGCCATCCACTAG
- the LILRB1 gene encoding leukocyte immunoglobulin-like receptor subfamily B member 1 isoform X12, with translation MHRGLIHPQSRAVGGDAMTPILTVLICLGLSLGPRTHVQAGHLPKPTLWAEPGSVITQGSPVTLRCQGGQETQEYRLYREKKTALWITRIPQELVKKGQFPIPSITWEHAGRYRCYYGSDTAGRSESSDPLELVVTGAYIKPTLSAQPSPVVNSGGNVILQCDSQVAFDGFSLCKEGEDEHPQCLNSQPHARGSSRAIFSVGPVSPSRRWWYRCYAYDSNSPYEWSLPSDLLELLVLGVSKKPSLSVQPGPIVAPEETLTLQCGSDAGYNRFVLYKDGERDFLQLAGAQPQAGLSQANFTLGPVSRSYGGQYRCYGAHNLSSEWSAPSDPLDILIAGEEPSGFSQGPRLRTGPAGGAQPGPTVASGENVTLLCQSQGWMQTFLLTKEGAADDPWRLRSTYQSQKYQAEFPMGPVTSAHAGTYRCYGSQSSKPYLLTHPSDPLELVVSGPSGGPSSPTTGPTSTSAGPEDQPLTPTGSDPQSGLGRHLGVVIGILVAVILLLLLLLLLFLILRHRRQGKHWTSTQRKADFQHPAGAVGPEPTDRGLQWRSSPAADAQEENLYAAVKHTQPEDGVEMDTRQSPHDEDPQAVTYAEVKHSRPRREMASPPSPLSGEFLDTKDRQAEEDRQMDTEAAASEAPQDVTYAQLHSLTLRREATEPPPSQEGPSPAVPSIYATLAIH, from the exons ATG CACCGAGGGCTCATCCATCCACAGAGCAGGGCAGTGGGAGGAGACGCCATGACCCCCATCCTCACGGTCCTGATCTGTCTCG GGCTGAGTCTGGGCCCCAGGACCCACGTGCAGGCAG GGCACCTCCCCAAGCCCACCCTCTGGGCTGAACCAGGCTCTGTGATCACCCAGGGGAGTCCTGTGACCCTCAGGTGTCAGGGGGGCCAGGAGACCCAGGAGTACCGTctatatagagaaaagaaaacagcactCTGGATTACACGGATCCCACAGGAGCTTGTGAAGAAGGGCCAGTTCCCCATCCCATCCATCACCTGGGAACATGCAGGGCGGTATCGCTGTTACTATGGTAGCGACACTGCAGGCCGCTCAGAGAGCAGTGACCCCCTGGAGCTGGTGGTGACAG GAGCCTACATCAAACCCACcctctcagcccagcccagccccgtGGTGAACTCAGGAGGGAATGTAATCCTCCAGTGTGACTCACAGGTGGCATTTGATGGCTTCAGTCTGTGTAAGGAAGGAGAAGATGAACACCCACAATGCCTGAACTCCCAGCCCCATGCCCGTGGGTCGTCCCGCGCCATCTTCTCCGTGGGCCCCGTGAGCCCGAGTCGCAGGTGGTGGTACAGGTGCTATGCTTATGACTCGAACTCTCCCTATGAGTGGTCTCTACCCAGTGATCTCCTGGAGCTCCTGGTCCTAG GTGTTTCTAAGAAGCCATCACTCTCAGTGCAGCCAGGTCCTATCGTGGCCCCTGAGGAGACCCTGACTCTGCAGTGTGGCTCTGATGCTGGCTACAACAGATTTGTTCTGTATAAGGACGGGGAACGTGACTTCCTTCAGCTCGCTGGCGCACAGCCCCAGGCTGGGCTCTCCCAGGCCAACTTCACCCTGGGCCCTGTGAGCCGCTCCTACGGGGGCCAGTACAGATGCTACGGTGCACACAACCTCTCCTCCGAGTGGTCGGCCCCCAGTGACCCCCTGGACATCCTGATCGCAGGTGAGGAGCCCAGCGGGTTCagtcagggacccaggctccgcACAGGCCCTGCCGGGGGAGCTCAG CCGGGCCCCACGGTGGCCTCAGGAGAGAACGTGACCCTGCTGTGTCAGTCACAGGGATGGATGCAAACTTTCCTTCTGACCAAGGAGGGGGCAGCTGATGACCCATGGCGTCTAAGATCAACGTACCAATCTCAAAAATACCAGGCTGAATTCCCCATGGGTCCTGTGACCTCAGCCCATGCGGGGACCTACAGGTGCTACGGCTCACAGAGCTCCAAACCCTACCTGCTGACTCACCCCAGTGACCCCCTGGAGCTCGTGGTCTCAG GACCGTCTGGGGGCCCCAGCTCCCCGAcaacaggccccacctccacatCTG CAGGCCCTGAGGAccagcccctcacccccaccGGGTCGGATCCCCAGAGTG GTCTGGGAAGGCACCTGGGGGTTGTGATCGGCATCTTGGTGGCCGTCATCCtactgctcctcctcctcctcctcctcttcctcatcctccgACATCGACGTCAGGGCAAACACTGGACATCGA CCCAGAGAAAGGCTGATTTCCAACATCCTGCAGGGgctgtggggccagagcccaCAGACAGAGGCCTGCAGTGGAG GTCCAGCCCAGCTGCCGATGCCCAGGAAGAAAACCTCT ATGCTGCCGTGAAGCACACACAGCCTGAGGATGGGGTGGAGATGGACACTCGG CAGAGCCCACACGATGAAGACCCCCAGGCAGTGACGTATGCCGAGGTGAAACACTCCAGACCTAGGAGAGAAAtggcctctcctccttccccactgTCTGGGGAATTCCTGGACACAAAGGACAGACAGGCGGAAGAGGACAGGCAGATGGACACTGAG GCTGCTGCATCTGAAGCCCCCCAGGATGTGACCTACGCCCAGCTGCACAGCTTGACCCTCAGACGGGAGGCAACTGAGCCTCCTCCATCCCAGGAAGGGCCCTCTCCAGCTGTGCCCAGCATCTACGCCACTCTGGCCATCCACTAG
- the LILRB1 gene encoding leukocyte immunoglobulin-like receptor subfamily B member 1 isoform X13, with protein sequence MHRGLIHPQSRAVGGDAMTPILTVLICLGLSLGPRTHVQAGHLPKPTLWAEPGSVITQGSPVTLRCQGGQETQEYRLYREKKTALWITRIPQELVKKGQFPIPSITWEHAGRYRCYYGSDTAGRSESSDPLELVVTGAYIKPTLSAQPSPVVNSGGNVILQCDSQVAFDGFSLCKEGEDEHPQCLNSQPHARGSSRAIFSVGPVSPSRRWWYRCYAYDSNSPYEWSLPSDLLELLVLGVSKKPSLSVQPGPIVAPEETLTLQCGSDAGYNRFVLYKDGERDFLQLAGAQPQAGLSQANFTLGPVSRSYGGQYRCYGAHNLSSEWSAPSDPLDILIAGEEPSGFSQGPRLRTGPAGGAQPGPTVASGENVTLLCQSQGWMQTFLLTKEGAADDPWRLRSTYQSQKYQAEFPMGPVTSAHAGTYRCYGSQSSKPYLLTHPSDPLELVVSGPSGGPSSPTTGPTSTSAGPEDQPLTPTGSDPQSGLGRHLGVVIGILVAVILLLLLLLLLFLILRHRRQGKHWTSTQRKADFQHPAGAVGPEPTDRGLQWRSSPAADAQEENLYAAVKHTQPEDGVEMDTRSPHDEDPQAVTYAEVKHSRPRREMASPPSPLSGEFLDTKDRQAEEDRQMDTEAAASEAPQDVTYAQLHSLTLRREATEPPPSQEGPSPAVPSIYATLAIH encoded by the exons ATG CACCGAGGGCTCATCCATCCACAGAGCAGGGCAGTGGGAGGAGACGCCATGACCCCCATCCTCACGGTCCTGATCTGTCTCG GGCTGAGTCTGGGCCCCAGGACCCACGTGCAGGCAG GGCACCTCCCCAAGCCCACCCTCTGGGCTGAACCAGGCTCTGTGATCACCCAGGGGAGTCCTGTGACCCTCAGGTGTCAGGGGGGCCAGGAGACCCAGGAGTACCGTctatatagagaaaagaaaacagcactCTGGATTACACGGATCCCACAGGAGCTTGTGAAGAAGGGCCAGTTCCCCATCCCATCCATCACCTGGGAACATGCAGGGCGGTATCGCTGTTACTATGGTAGCGACACTGCAGGCCGCTCAGAGAGCAGTGACCCCCTGGAGCTGGTGGTGACAG GAGCCTACATCAAACCCACcctctcagcccagcccagccccgtGGTGAACTCAGGAGGGAATGTAATCCTCCAGTGTGACTCACAGGTGGCATTTGATGGCTTCAGTCTGTGTAAGGAAGGAGAAGATGAACACCCACAATGCCTGAACTCCCAGCCCCATGCCCGTGGGTCGTCCCGCGCCATCTTCTCCGTGGGCCCCGTGAGCCCGAGTCGCAGGTGGTGGTACAGGTGCTATGCTTATGACTCGAACTCTCCCTATGAGTGGTCTCTACCCAGTGATCTCCTGGAGCTCCTGGTCCTAG GTGTTTCTAAGAAGCCATCACTCTCAGTGCAGCCAGGTCCTATCGTGGCCCCTGAGGAGACCCTGACTCTGCAGTGTGGCTCTGATGCTGGCTACAACAGATTTGTTCTGTATAAGGACGGGGAACGTGACTTCCTTCAGCTCGCTGGCGCACAGCCCCAGGCTGGGCTCTCCCAGGCCAACTTCACCCTGGGCCCTGTGAGCCGCTCCTACGGGGGCCAGTACAGATGCTACGGTGCACACAACCTCTCCTCCGAGTGGTCGGCCCCCAGTGACCCCCTGGACATCCTGATCGCAGGTGAGGAGCCCAGCGGGTTCagtcagggacccaggctccgcACAGGCCCTGCCGGGGGAGCTCAG CCGGGCCCCACGGTGGCCTCAGGAGAGAACGTGACCCTGCTGTGTCAGTCACAGGGATGGATGCAAACTTTCCTTCTGACCAAGGAGGGGGCAGCTGATGACCCATGGCGTCTAAGATCAACGTACCAATCTCAAAAATACCAGGCTGAATTCCCCATGGGTCCTGTGACCTCAGCCCATGCGGGGACCTACAGGTGCTACGGCTCACAGAGCTCCAAACCCTACCTGCTGACTCACCCCAGTGACCCCCTGGAGCTCGTGGTCTCAG GACCGTCTGGGGGCCCCAGCTCCCCGAcaacaggccccacctccacatCTG CAGGCCCTGAGGAccagcccctcacccccaccGGGTCGGATCCCCAGAGTG GTCTGGGAAGGCACCTGGGGGTTGTGATCGGCATCTTGGTGGCCGTCATCCtactgctcctcctcctcctcctcctcttcctcatcctccgACATCGACGTCAGGGCAAACACTGGACATCGA CCCAGAGAAAGGCTGATTTCCAACATCCTGCAGGGgctgtggggccagagcccaCAGACAGAGGCCTGCAGTGGAG GTCCAGCCCAGCTGCCGATGCCCAGGAAGAAAACCTCT ATGCTGCCGTGAAGCACACACAGCCTGAGGATGGGGTGGAGATGGACACTCGG AGCCCACACGATGAAGACCCCCAGGCAGTGACGTATGCCGAGGTGAAACACTCCAGACCTAGGAGAGAAAtggcctctcctccttccccactgTCTGGGGAATTCCTGGACACAAAGGACAGACAGGCGGAAGAGGACAGGCAGATGGACACTGAG GCTGCTGCATCTGAAGCCCCCCAGGATGTGACCTACGCCCAGCTGCACAGCTTGACCCTCAGACGGGAGGCAACTGAGCCTCCTCCATCCCAGGAAGGGCCCTCTCCAGCTGTGCCCAGCATCTACGCCACTCTGGCCATCCACTAG
- the LILRB1 gene encoding leukocyte immunoglobulin-like receptor subfamily B member 1 isoform X14: protein MHRGLIHPQSRAVGGDAMTPILTVLICLGLSLGPRTHVQAGHLPKPTLWAEPGSVITQGSPVTLRCQGGQETQEYRLYREKKTALWITRIPQELVKKGQFPIPSITWEHAGRYRCYYGSDTAGRSESSDPLELVVTGAYIKPTLSAQPSPVVNSGGNVILQCDSQVAFDGFSLCKEGEDEHPQCLNSQPHARGSSRAIFSVGPVSPSRRWWYRCYAYDSNSPYEWSLPSDLLELLVLGVSKKPSLSVQPGPIVAPEETLTLQCGSDAGYNRFVLYKDGERDFLQLAGAQPQAGLSQANFTLGPVSRSYGGQYRCYGAHNLSSEWSAPSDPLDILIAGEEPSGFSQGPRLRTGPAGGAQPGPTVASGENVTLLCQSQGWMQTFLLTKEGAADDPWRLRSTYQSQKYQAEFPMGPVTSAHAGTYRCYGSQSSKPYLLTHPSDPLELVVSGPSGGPSSPTTGPTSTSGPEDQPLTPTGSDPQSGLGRHLGVVIGILVAVILLLLLLLLLFLILRHRRQGKHWTSTQRKADFQHPAGAVGPEPTDRGLQWRSSPAADAQEENLYAAVKHTQPEDGVEMDTRSPHDEDPQAVTYAEVKHSRPRREMASPPSPLSGEFLDTKDRQAEEDRQMDTEAAASEAPQDVTYAQLHSLTLRREATEPPPSQEGPSPAVPSIYATLAIH, encoded by the exons ATG CACCGAGGGCTCATCCATCCACAGAGCAGGGCAGTGGGAGGAGACGCCATGACCCCCATCCTCACGGTCCTGATCTGTCTCG GGCTGAGTCTGGGCCCCAGGACCCACGTGCAGGCAG GGCACCTCCCCAAGCCCACCCTCTGGGCTGAACCAGGCTCTGTGATCACCCAGGGGAGTCCTGTGACCCTCAGGTGTCAGGGGGGCCAGGAGACCCAGGAGTACCGTctatatagagaaaagaaaacagcactCTGGATTACACGGATCCCACAGGAGCTTGTGAAGAAGGGCCAGTTCCCCATCCCATCCATCACCTGGGAACATGCAGGGCGGTATCGCTGTTACTATGGTAGCGACACTGCAGGCCGCTCAGAGAGCAGTGACCCCCTGGAGCTGGTGGTGACAG GAGCCTACATCAAACCCACcctctcagcccagcccagccccgtGGTGAACTCAGGAGGGAATGTAATCCTCCAGTGTGACTCACAGGTGGCATTTGATGGCTTCAGTCTGTGTAAGGAAGGAGAAGATGAACACCCACAATGCCTGAACTCCCAGCCCCATGCCCGTGGGTCGTCCCGCGCCATCTTCTCCGTGGGCCCCGTGAGCCCGAGTCGCAGGTGGTGGTACAGGTGCTATGCTTATGACTCGAACTCTCCCTATGAGTGGTCTCTACCCAGTGATCTCCTGGAGCTCCTGGTCCTAG GTGTTTCTAAGAAGCCATCACTCTCAGTGCAGCCAGGTCCTATCGTGGCCCCTGAGGAGACCCTGACTCTGCAGTGTGGCTCTGATGCTGGCTACAACAGATTTGTTCTGTATAAGGACGGGGAACGTGACTTCCTTCAGCTCGCTGGCGCACAGCCCCAGGCTGGGCTCTCCCAGGCCAACTTCACCCTGGGCCCTGTGAGCCGCTCCTACGGGGGCCAGTACAGATGCTACGGTGCACACAACCTCTCCTCCGAGTGGTCGGCCCCCAGTGACCCCCTGGACATCCTGATCGCAGGTGAGGAGCCCAGCGGGTTCagtcagggacccaggctccgcACAGGCCCTGCCGGGGGAGCTCAG CCGGGCCCCACGGTGGCCTCAGGAGAGAACGTGACCCTGCTGTGTCAGTCACAGGGATGGATGCAAACTTTCCTTCTGACCAAGGAGGGGGCAGCTGATGACCCATGGCGTCTAAGATCAACGTACCAATCTCAAAAATACCAGGCTGAATTCCCCATGGGTCCTGTGACCTCAGCCCATGCGGGGACCTACAGGTGCTACGGCTCACAGAGCTCCAAACCCTACCTGCTGACTCACCCCAGTGACCCCCTGGAGCTCGTGGTCTCAG GACCGTCTGGGGGCCCCAGCTCCCCGAcaacaggccccacctccacatCTG GCCCTGAGGAccagcccctcacccccaccGGGTCGGATCCCCAGAGTG GTCTGGGAAGGCACCTGGGGGTTGTGATCGGCATCTTGGTGGCCGTCATCCtactgctcctcctcctcctcctcctcttcctcatcctccgACATCGACGTCAGGGCAAACACTGGACATCGA CCCAGAGAAAGGCTGATTTCCAACATCCTGCAGGGgctgtggggccagagcccaCAGACAGAGGCCTGCAGTGGAG GTCCAGCCCAGCTGCCGATGCCCAGGAAGAAAACCTCT ATGCTGCCGTGAAGCACACACAGCCTGAGGATGGGGTGGAGATGGACACTCGG AGCCCACACGATGAAGACCCCCAGGCAGTGACGTATGCCGAGGTGAAACACTCCAGACCTAGGAGAGAAAtggcctctcctccttccccactgTCTGGGGAATTCCTGGACACAAAGGACAGACAGGCGGAAGAGGACAGGCAGATGGACACTGAG GCTGCTGCATCTGAAGCCCCCCAGGATGTGACCTACGCCCAGCTGCACAGCTTGACCCTCAGACGGGAGGCAACTGAGCCTCCTCCATCCCAGGAAGGGCCCTCTCCAGCTGTGCCCAGCATCTACGCCACTCTGGCCATCCACTAG
- the LILRB1 gene encoding leukocyte immunoglobulin-like receptor subfamily B member 1 isoform X5: MHRGLIHPQSRAVGGDAMTPILTVLICLGLSLGPRTHVQAGHLPKPTLWAEPGSVITQGSPVTLRCQGGQETQEYRLYREKKTALWITRIPQELVKKGQFPIPSITWEHAGRYRCYYGSDTAGRSESSDPLELVVTGAYIKPTLSAQPSPVVNSGGNVILQCDSQVAFDGFSLCKEGEDEHPQCLNSQPHARGSSRAIFSVGPVSPSRRWWYRCYAYDSNSPYEWSLPSDLLELLVLGVSKKPSLSVQPGPIVAPEETLTLQCGSDAGYNRFVLYKDGERDFLQLAGAQPQAGLSQANFTLGPVSRSYGGQYRCYGAHNLSSEWSAPSDPLDILIAGQFYDRVSLSVQPGPTVASGENVTLLCQSQGWMQTFLLTKEGAADDPWRLRSTYQSQKYQAEFPMGPVTSAHAGTYRCYGSQSSKPYLLTHPSDPLELVVSGPSGGPSSPTTGPTSTSAGPEDQPLTPTGSDPQSGLGRHLGVVIGILVAVILLLLLLLLLFLILRHRRQGKHWTSTQRKADFQHPAGAVGPEPTDRGLQWRSSPAADAQEENLYAAVKHTQPEDGVEMDTRQSPHDEDPQAVTYAEVKHSRPRREMASPPSPLSGEFLDTKDRQAEEDRQMDTEAAASEAPQDVTYAQLHSLTLRREATEPPPSQEGPSPAVPSIYATLAIH; encoded by the exons ATG CACCGAGGGCTCATCCATCCACAGAGCAGGGCAGTGGGAGGAGACGCCATGACCCCCATCCTCACGGTCCTGATCTGTCTCG GGCTGAGTCTGGGCCCCAGGACCCACGTGCAGGCAG GGCACCTCCCCAAGCCCACCCTCTGGGCTGAACCAGGCTCTGTGATCACCCAGGGGAGTCCTGTGACCCTCAGGTGTCAGGGGGGCCAGGAGACCCAGGAGTACCGTctatatagagaaaagaaaacagcactCTGGATTACACGGATCCCACAGGAGCTTGTGAAGAAGGGCCAGTTCCCCATCCCATCCATCACCTGGGAACATGCAGGGCGGTATCGCTGTTACTATGGTAGCGACACTGCAGGCCGCTCAGAGAGCAGTGACCCCCTGGAGCTGGTGGTGACAG GAGCCTACATCAAACCCACcctctcagcccagcccagccccgtGGTGAACTCAGGAGGGAATGTAATCCTCCAGTGTGACTCACAGGTGGCATTTGATGGCTTCAGTCTGTGTAAGGAAGGAGAAGATGAACACCCACAATGCCTGAACTCCCAGCCCCATGCCCGTGGGTCGTCCCGCGCCATCTTCTCCGTGGGCCCCGTGAGCCCGAGTCGCAGGTGGTGGTACAGGTGCTATGCTTATGACTCGAACTCTCCCTATGAGTGGTCTCTACCCAGTGATCTCCTGGAGCTCCTGGTCCTAG GTGTTTCTAAGAAGCCATCACTCTCAGTGCAGCCAGGTCCTATCGTGGCCCCTGAGGAGACCCTGACTCTGCAGTGTGGCTCTGATGCTGGCTACAACAGATTTGTTCTGTATAAGGACGGGGAACGTGACTTCCTTCAGCTCGCTGGCGCACAGCCCCAGGCTGGGCTCTCCCAGGCCAACTTCACCCTGGGCCCTGTGAGCCGCTCCTACGGGGGCCAGTACAGATGCTACGGTGCACACAACCTCTCCTCCGAGTGGTCGGCCCCCAGTGACCCCCTGGACATCCTGATCGCAG GACAGTTCtatgacagagtctccctctcgGTGCAGCCGGGCCCCACGGTGGCCTCAGGAGAGAACGTGACCCTGCTGTGTCAGTCACAGGGATGGATGCAAACTTTCCTTCTGACCAAGGAGGGGGCAGCTGATGACCCATGGCGTCTAAGATCAACGTACCAATCTCAAAAATACCAGGCTGAATTCCCCATGGGTCCTGTGACCTCAGCCCATGCGGGGACCTACAGGTGCTACGGCTCACAGAGCTCCAAACCCTACCTGCTGACTCACCCCAGTGACCCCCTGGAGCTCGTGGTCTCAG GACCGTCTGGGGGCCCCAGCTCCCCGAcaacaggccccacctccacatCTG CAGGCCCTGAGGAccagcccctcacccccaccGGGTCGGATCCCCAGAGTG GTCTGGGAAGGCACCTGGGGGTTGTGATCGGCATCTTGGTGGCCGTCATCCtactgctcctcctcctcctcctcctcttcctcatcctccgACATCGACGTCAGGGCAAACACTGGACATCGA CCCAGAGAAAGGCTGATTTCCAACATCCTGCAGGGgctgtggggccagagcccaCAGACAGAGGCCTGCAGTGGAG GTCCAGCCCAGCTGCCGATGCCCAGGAAGAAAACCTCT ATGCTGCCGTGAAGCACACACAGCCTGAGGATGGGGTGGAGATGGACACTCGG CAGAGCCCACACGATGAAGACCCCCAGGCAGTGACGTATGCCGAGGTGAAACACTCCAGACCTAGGAGAGAAAtggcctctcctccttccccactgTCTGGGGAATTCCTGGACACAAAGGACAGACAGGCGGAAGAGGACAGGCAGATGGACACTGAG GCTGCTGCATCTGAAGCCCCCCAGGATGTGACCTACGCCCAGCTGCACAGCTTGACCCTCAGACGGGAGGCAACTGAGCCTCCTCCATCCCAGGAAGGGCCCTCTCCAGCTGTGCCCAGCATCTACGCCACTCTGGCCATCCACTAG